CGCGCCCTGGAAGTCGATGTAGTAGTTGGTGTCCGGCAGCTGTGGAAGGCCGTTGCGCGGGAACTCGAACTGCGGGATCCAGAAGTCGCTTAGCTTTCCGCAGCGGTACTCGTGGTTGCCTGGCACAGCGATGCTGGGGAGCATGCTGTGCACCCAGCCGCCTGCGTAAAACCAGTCCCTCCATTCGCCGTCGGCGTTCGGCGAGTTGACCAGGTCGCCGGCGTGGATCATGAAGTCAGCGCGGGCGTCGTGCCGGTACGCCTGTCTCACGGTCCTCGACCACAGGCTCTTGAGGTCGTTCTGCGCGTCGCCGAAGTAGATGAACGTGAACGGCTTGGGCGTTGCGCTGGCGGTGCGGAACTGCACCCACTCGCTCCATTCCTCCTGCGTTCCGACCCGGTAGGCGTAGAGCGTCTCGGGCGTCAGGTCCTTGAAAGTGACTGTGTGGTAGTGGACGGTTGTCTCACCGATTGTCAGTGGCTGAGAGTTCGCGATGGTCTTTGTTGCATCTTGGACGAACGCCGGATCCGCGTCGGCTGGCGCGATCTCACCCTCGGCTCCTTCCGTCGGTGCCTCTGTCCGCCATGTGACGCTGGCCGAGGTCGCCGGATCTCCGGACCAGGTCAGCAATATCCGGTGAGGCGTCGTCGGCGAGACGTGCGGAGCAAGAGCCAGGAACAGAACGGTGGACGCAAGCATGGCGTGATTCTGTCACGTTTGGAGCGACCGCGTCAGCTACGGAGCGGCTTACGCTCGTGCCACTCGTGGTCGATGTCGCGCATGAGTAGCGCGCAGTCGAATACCGCCGAGCCCGGCGGAAACTTCGACTCGTCATCGAACAGGCTGGACTCGACGACGTCGACATCGAGCGGCTCGACCAGCCAATTCACGCTCATCAGTTCCAGGCCGTCATAAGTCCCCGCACTCCGCGACGCAGAGTAACCCAGCGAACCCGCCTCAAAGAACGACGAAGCCTCTTCGAGCGAAGGGAAGACCGAAGATTGCGGAAGACGGTCCGCAATCTTGCCATCGACCATGAGCTTGGCGCCTCCGTCGTCGCTGGTCATCTCGACACGGTATCGACCACCGCCCTCCTGCACGTCGAACTTCGCAAGGTGATGGTATCCGGGAAACAGACGCCCGCCGAGGAGAACGTTGAGCCGCGAAGAGGTGTCTCGCCGCGGGATGTACACCCCCTCCTTCGACAAACCGTCCTCGTCCCACTCGACCGCAAACCGATGCGCGGCGTTCTCGGACGAAATCCCGAATGCGGCTGGAGCTCTGCGCGGCCTGAGCCCCTTCAGGCGGATTAGGCAGACGCCGCCGATCCCGTAGCCGCCCACCGTCTTCGGTCGGAACGGGTCCGGCAACACTCCGCTCAGAACCTCGGGATCGATTCGGTAGTTCACGAGAATCCGGCGGTCGATCACGCCGTGCACGACAGGAATGTTCACTCTCACTGAGAGTATACAGCGAGGTTGGGTGGAACGTTTGGCGGGGCGTCGTCCAATGGTCGCCAAGTAGTCGCCAATTGCTATCCCGGCGACGGCAAAGGCAGACGACGACCAGGCGACAGCGACGCGGTCGACGCACCTTCAAGCCCCGTCCGCAAGTTTGGTTGAGTCTAATTAGCTCTGCTGGCCTGTGGAAGAGTCGGCGCCGTGCTCAGCCGCTGTTGGGAGAGCACGCTCGGAGAGCCGGGCTCGTTCGGCGAGGTTGTCGACGCGGTGGTTCTTCGGTATATTTGCGGGGGTGCTCGGGCGACGGTTGGTTGGTATACTTAGATGTGTACTTTGCCTCCCATTTGGAGGATGCGGAGGCTAGATCTAGAGAGGTTCGAAAGGACTGATGAGACCGACGTCTAAGTATTTGGTAGTCGTTTTGGCCGCAATAGCGGCTGCTCCGCTCGTGCAAGCTACTGGCCAGGACAAGATTGTGTTTCATTCCGAGCGCGTGGGCCCCGGCAACAATGATATCTTCGTCATGAACGCGGACGGCTCCGGGCTGACGAACCTTACGAACGACGCGGTTGACGATATATCTCCTGCGTTCAACGCGGACGGGTCGAAGATCGTGTACCGATCGTCTGGCCCGAGTAGCCCGGATATCTTCGTCATGAACGCGGACGGCACCGGGAAGACAAACCTGACGAACGACTACCAGATCATCGATAGCAATCCTGCGTTCAGCTGGGACGGATCGAAGATCGCGTTTCAGGCCTGGGAGGGCTTCAGCGAACAAATCCACGTCATGAACGCAGACGGCTCTGGGCGGACGAACCTTTCGAACAACCTGTTTGGCGATGCCTCTCCTGCGTTCCGTCCGGACGGGTCGAAGATCGTGTTTGAGTCCGGGCGCGACGGCAACAGTGAGATCTACATCATGAACGCCGACGGCACAGGAGTGACGCGGCTGACCTTTAGCGCGGGTCGCGATCAGCGCCCTGTGTTCAGCCCTGACGGGTCGAAGATCGCGTTTGACTCCAACCGCAGCGCCGGGTTTCAGATCTACGTTATGAACCCGGACGGCTCTGGGTTGACGAACCTGACCAATCACACGGGTACCAATTGGAGTGCTGCGTTCAGCCCGGACGGATCGAAGATCGCGTTTGCGTCCGGGCGCGACGGCAACAGTGAGATCTACATCATGAACGCCGACGGCTCTGGGCAGACGCGGCTGACGAACAACGCGGCCAACGATGCACAGCCCTCCATCGGGATGGCGCAGACCACGACGGTCTCGCCGGACAGCTTCTCTCTGTTCCGCGGGATTCTGACCGGCGGCGGGTTGAGCGATCTGCTAGCCAGCGACGACAGCTGGATGCGGGTTAGGCCGGGGATCACGCTGAACCAGGCTGAGCGACAAGTGCAGCTGATCGTCGTCGGCACTTCTCCGACTGAAACGCCGAGCGAGCTTCGGATCAGAGTAGAGGCCCACGCCGAGATCAACAACATCGGCCAGTGGATCGAGCTGTGGAACTACGACACAAGCTCGTGGGAAGAGGTCGACTTCATGATCGCTACGTTGGCGGACTCGATAGTTGAGGTGAGCATCACGGTCGACCCGGGACGGTTCATCGAGGCGGGCACGAGGCAGATGAAAGCCAAGATCAGCTACAAAGAAGCTGGGATTGTGCTCTCGTACCCATGGCTGATCAGCTTCGATCAGACGGTGTGGATCATCGTCTATTGATCGTGAGGCGGCGAGTGGCAGGACAGTGCCCCCAATCGTCATCCTGAGTGGATCGAAGGAGCGCGATTGGGGGTATCTGCCGGGCTGTAGACGGCTTTTGGGCCACCTTTCTAATCGTGAGATTCGAGGTGAGCAACCGCCCCTGAACCGTGCTCCTTCGGTCCGCTCGGGATGACGGTTCTGCTAAGATTCGCCTATGGCTTACGAAGGCAGGGCCTCCATTCTCGAAGAGCCGGGCGCTCCGGCTGTTGTGCGCGACATCGTCATCGATCCCCCCGGCCCGAACGAAGTTCTGGTCAAGCTCGTGGCGAGCGGTGTGTGCCACACCGACCTGACGGTCAAGAACCTGGGCGGCAGCGGCATGGAGTTCCCGATCGTGCTCGGCCACGAGGGCGCGGGGTATGTCGAAGAGGTCGGCGAGGGTGTTACCAATTTACAAAAGGGCGATCCCGTTGTGCTGGCTTATCGCGCGCCTTGCGAAAAGTGCCCGGCGTGTCTGCGCGGCGATCCGCGCCATTGTTACGCTGCTTTGCGGCCCGGCCCGCGCATCCACCGCAAGTCCGACGGCGCTGTCTGTTCGCAAGTGCTGCGCTGCGGCACGTTCGCGACCCACACAGTCGTGCACAGCAAGGCCGCGATCAAGATGCCGAGCGAAATGCCTCTTGACAAGGCGTGCCTGATCGCGTGCGGCGTCGTCACCGGCGTCGGCGCGACGATGAACACGACGCCCGTGTTCCGCGGTGCGCGCGTCGTCGTCATCGGTTGCGGCGGTGTCGGCCTGAGCGTGATCCAAGGCGCGAAGCTGATGGGCGCTCGCCAGATCATCGGCGTCGACCTGAAGCAGACGAAGCTCGATTGGGCCAAGAAGTTCGGCGCGACGCACGTGGTGGACGCGAGCAAAGTCGATCCGGTAGCGGAGGTCCGCAAGCTCACCGACGACGGTTGGGACGGAGGCGCGGAGTTCGCTTTCGAGGCGACCGGCGTCCCGGCCTGCACCGAGCAGGCGATCAAGATGCTCTCCTACGGCGGCACGGCGACGACGATCGGATTCCCGGCGGAGACCGACGCGGTCAACCTCAACCTCGGCGACTTCGCGACTGGCGTTTATTGGAACAAGGCGTCGCTACGCGTTTGCCACTGCGGCGACGCGCTCCCCTCGCACGATTTCCCCCTGCTGGCCGACCTGTATCTGACCGGCAAGCTCGACCTCGACAGCATGGTGACCGGCAAGATCGCGCTCGAAGACGTCGAGGACGCGTTCCATGAGATGGAGACCGGCGATGTGATCCGATCGGTGATTATGCTTTAGGGGGCGTTCCGGTTGGTTCGGAAGTTCGGTAGACGGGTCGCGGGTGACGGGTGATGGGCTTTCGGAGTGCGCGGACGCAGTCATCCTGAGCTCAGCACAGGCTGAGCTCAGGAGAATGTTCGCGGACCGGGGTACCGTCCTTCGACTGGCTCAGGAGAATGCCCGCGCTCCGAATCCCTCCCCCGGTCTGCTGGCTGACATACGCCTCGAATCGTCGTGACCGGGGGAGGTTAGGTCGGGGCCTTCCGACGCAGGTACGCAATTTGCAAGCCCGATCACGGACAAACCCCTCGGGCCTGACCGTGGCACAAGCCCGATCACGGACAAACCCTTCGGGCCTGACCGTGGCACACCGCCCATATTCTTCCTTCATCCGTCGCACACCGCACCTTGATCCTAAACAAGAAGATCGACAGACCCGCAGTCAAAGCGTTATACTTCTGGCGAGGAGTCTTATGTCCAAGAAACTGTCCCGCCGCGATCTTTTGAAGGCGTCCGCGATAGCCGGAGTCGGCATGACAATCGGCCTTCCTGCGTCGGTTGTCGCCGGCACGACGACCTACCGAGTCCAGAGTCGTCTGCCGCGTTTTGCCGTCGTCGGCGTCGCCGGCAAGGGCGCTTCCGACATGGCATCTGCGAACACGTATGGCAAACTCGTCAGCCTCTGCGACGCTGACGTCGGCCGCCTTACGACGGCTCTGATCCAGCACCCCGAGTGCAGCGCTTTCAACGACTACCGCATGATGCTCGAAAAAATGGATAAGGAGATCGACGCGGTCGTCATCAGCACTCCTGACCACAACCACGCCCCCGCCGCCGCGCTGGCGATGCGCATGGGCAAGCACGTCTTCGTCCAGAAGCCTCTGACGCGCACGCTGCACGAAGCGAGGATGCTGCAGCGCATCGCAAAGGACAACCGCGTGATGTCGCAGATGGGCAACCAGGGTACGGCTTCGACCGATCTTCGGAAAGTGGCGAAGATGCTTGAGGACAAGATGTTCGGCGATGTCAAGGAAGTGCACGTTTGGACCGACCGCGCGAGCGGCTGGTGGCCGCAAGGCGTCGGTCGCCCCGATGTCAAGCCGATCCCGCGCACGCTCAACTGGGAGATGTGGCTCGGGCCAGCGCCGTTCCGCGTTTACGCTGACGGGTACCACCCGTTCGCGTGGCGCGGACGGTGGGACTTCGGCTCCGGCTCGCTCGGCGACATGGGCTGCCACGTGATCAACCTCGCGTTCATGGGGCTCGACCTCCGTGATCCGACTTCCGTACAAGCCGAGACATCGGGCAACAACAGAGAGACGTACCCCGTGTGGTCAAAGGTGAAGTACGAATTTCCCGAGCGACGGGGTCGCGCGGCCTTGACGATGTACTGGTACGACGGCGGCAAGAAGCCCGATCCTGAGCTAACGCCTGGGATCACAACTGGCGGTAACGGAAGCATATTCGTTTGCGAGAACGCCACGCTCTACACTCCGGACACCTACGGCAGCGGAACGGTCATCGTTGGTGGCGGGGACTTGCCGGAGGTCGAAGTCGAGGAGTCTCCCGGCCACTTCAAGGAGCTGGTCGACGCGATCAACGACGGCAAGCGCGCCAAGTCCGACATCGTGGACTACTCCGGGCCGCTGACAGAGACCGTGCTGCTCGGCAACCTGGCGATCTGGGCGGACGGCGAAAAGGTCGAGTGGGACTCCCGCCGCACGCGGGTCCGCAACTCGGACGAGTTCAACGACCTGATCACGCCGACCTACCGCGATGGGTGGAAGCTGTAGCCGCACATTTAATGTTGCGTTGATGGCTGGGGAATATGCCGATCCGCTGTTGGAGGACACGGATTTAAAGGATGACATCGGTTGCTCACGGCGATTTTTCGCGATTGAGTCCCGCCGAGTTTGATATAATATCCGTATGTGGTCTAGAAGTTTATCGGTTCTCGTCCTTGCGAGCGTCGCAGGCCTCGCGTACGCGCAGCGAGCCGAACTGGCGAACAGCCCCCCTCAGTTCCTCATTGAGCTGTATGTATTCAAGGACTTCGACGGCTTGATTCTTCCGACCGCTACGATCGCGCACGACAAGATCACGATCTTCCGAGGGGAAGATAAAGCAGCGCTCCTCAAGCAGCGAGACGCTGGCAAATGGGGCAAGCGCATCATGGCACCCAAGGTTCGGACCTTCATGGGATTTCCAGCAAAGATTTCTGTGACGACCAACGGCATAGGCCACACGTTTCGGACGGTTGTCTTCATCGACGAAGAATCGCTTCTTCTCAGCTTTGGGCTCTACTACGGAGAGACCAAATTCATGGACCTCAAAACCTCTGACTTCGAACTGCATACGACCTACTTCGAGGAGGGCGATATTATCGTCGTCCGTGGAAGCAACGGCACACTTGTAACAGTAGAGGCCTCCCGTGTCAGCGATCACGATTTCGGCGGCGGCGGCGGTTCGACGCCATGAGCTTGATTTGACTCCCGCCAAATAGGCTAACCTCCGCACGGAGGACACGGATTTGGCAAACGACAACGGATATTCGCGGCGCTCGTTCCTGAAAAACGCGCTGGTCGGGGCGAGCATGGTGACGCTGCCGGCATGGTTCACGAGCAAGGCAGAGGCGGCAGAGGCAGAGACGTTTCTGCGGCGGCCGAAGCGCATCGGCCCGAACGACACGCTCAATTTCGCCGTGATCGGCCCCGGCGGGTCGCGCGGCGGTTTTCGGCAGGGGCTCGGCGTCTCGCGATACATTCACGACCAGGAGGGCGCGCACTTCGTCGCGGCTTGCGACGTCGACGGCCAGCACCTGCAGGAGGCCGCCGATACTTTTGGCACGGACACCAGGAAGTACGGCGACTACCGCGAGATGCTCGCAAAAGAGGACCTCGACGCGGTCGTGATCGGCACTCCCGACCACTGGCACTCGGCGATCTCGATCGCAGCGATGTACGCAGGGCTCGACGTCTACTGCGAAAAGCCGATGACGCTAACGATCAACCAAGGCCGCGAAGTCTCTTGGGCGGCGACGCGGAACCGCGCGATCTTCCAGACCGGAAGCCAGCAGAGGTCCAACGGTCGTTTCCGCCTCGCGTGCGAGTTGGTCCGCAACGGAAGGATCGGCAAGCTGAACAAGGTCGTCACCCACCTCCCGACCGGCCCGACCGGCGGCCCGTTCGAGTCGTTGCCTGTGCCGCACGACCTTGATTTCAACATGTGGCTCGGCCCGGCGCCGGAGAACCCGTACTGCAAAGAGCGCGTCCACGGCGACTTCCGCTGGTGGCTCGACCACAGCGGCGGGATGCTCACCGACTGGGGCGCGCACCACAACGACATCGCCCAGTGGGGCATCGGCGCAGACGGCAGCGGACCGATGTCGGTCTACGGCTCGGCCATGATGCCCTCTGGAATTTCGCAGTTCCACTACACCACCTTCCCCGAGTACGACCTCTTCTACGAGTACCCGAACGACGTGGTCCTGCATTGCACGAACCAGGGCGAGAACGGCGTGACGTTCGAGGGCGACGACGGCTGGATATTCGTCAGCCGCGGACGGATCGGCGCGAGCGACCAGGCTCTGATCGATGAGCCGCTGCCAGATGACGCTGAACGGCTGTACGTATCGAACGGCCACGCGCTGAACTTCCTCGACTGCATCCGGACGCGCCATCTGACGATCTGCACTGCCGAGATCGGCCACCGCTCGGTCACCGTGTGCCACATGGCCAACATCTGCCTCCGGCTCGGCGGGCGAAAGCTCAATTGGGATGCTGAGAACGAGCAGTTCATCGGCGACGGCGAAGCCAACAGCATGCTCGACCGCGAGCCGAGGGATTGGGAAAGGTTCCCCCACGCGCGATAGCTTTATGGTGTGAGTTGTTCCGAACCGTAACAATGCAACGGGCATTAGGTAGGATCGGCGTACAGGTTGGCGGGCAGCGGTGGGGCTGCTCAAGAACCTAGGTGAACTCATATGTCAAAATCACGATCGCTGACGTGCATCATACTGCTCGCTCTGGTCGCGGCAGCCGCTGCACAGGGCTCTTCAAACGGCGCAAACTGGACCCTTCAGGAGAAGTACTCCGGCTCTGCACTGCGAAAATTCGTTTACTCGACCTCGGTCCGCCCGAGCTGGATCAACGAGTCGGACAAGTTCTGGTACGTCTGGAACGAGTCCACCGGGCGCCGGTTCATGTTCGTGGACCCGAGCAAGAAGTCGAAGCGACCTGCGTTTGATCACGACAAGCTCGCCGGGGCGCTTTCAGAGCTTGGAAAAAAGCCGGTGGTCGGCAACCAGCTGCCGTTTTCGTCGATCAAGTACGACGAAGATGAGACAGCGATCACGTTCACCGTCGACGACCAAAAGTACGAGTGGAACCTTAAAGATGAGACGCTCAAGAAAGTGGAGAAGGACGAAGACGAAGATGAGACGCCGCCTCGCGGTCCGGGGCAAGGCTTCCGAGGGCAGCGCGGCCAAGGAGGCAACAGAAACCGACCAACGTTTTCCGTTGCGCCTGACAAATTGACGTTCGTCTACATGCAGGGCTACAACCTGTACTTCGGCAAGAAGGAAGACGAAGAGGACAAGGAGGACGATGTCGAGGCAACGCAGTTGACGGAAGACGGAGAGCAGTTCTACGAGTTCCGCAGCGTCAACTACCGCACGTACACGCTCGGCGACAAACAGGAGCGCAAGACGCGCGTCGGCGCAAACTGGTCGGAGGACTCGGAGGCGTTCTCCATCGTGCGATCCGATGCGCGGGAAGTCAAGGACCTGTTCGTCATCAACTCCCTGTCCACCCCACGCCCGACGCTGGAGGTCTACAAGTATCAGATGCCCGGCGAAGAGAACGTGCAGCTCTCCACGCTCTATGTTTACATCGATGGCTCTCTGTCAGAGGTAGACGTTCACAAGTGGACGGACCAGACTATATCTAACATCCACTGGACCGGAGAGGGGCACGAAAAACTACGGTTCGTCCGGCGCGACCGGCTGCAGCGAAACCTCGAACTCTGCGAGTACGACATGGAGACTGCGGAGATCAAGGTGCTCATCACCGAATCGGTCGAGGACGCGGCTTTGGAGCGGGGCAGCGCTCGATACGTCGGCGAGAACAACACCGGCGACATCCTCTGGTGGTCGGAGCGAAACGGCTGGGGCCACTTCTATCTGTACTCGCACGACGGCGAGTTTAAGAACGTCATCACGTCCGGAACATGGCGCGCTGAGACGATGATGGGCGTTGATGAAGAAGCTGAGCGCATGTGGTTCAGCGCCGTCGGCAAGGAGTCCGGCGAGAACATCTACAACACTCACCAATACTCCATCGGCCTCGACGGTTCTGGGCTAAGGATGCTGACGCACGGCGACGCAAACCACTCGCTGTCTCTCTCCGAATCACGAAAGTACGGCGTTGATTCGTTTTCTCGCGTGGACATGGCGCCGACGTCTGTCGTGCGCGACGACCGCGGGCGCACGGTGCTCGAGCTGGAGACGATGGACCTCAGCAAACTGGAGGAGATGGGTTGGCACATGCCCGAGCGGTTCGTCGTCAAGGCGCAGGACGGGGTCACGGACATCTACGGCAATTTGTGGAAGCCGTTCGACTTCGATCCGAACATGAAGTACCCGGTCATCCTGCACATCTACCCAGGGCCGCAGACCGAGTCGGTGTCGAACAGCTTCAGCGCGACAGCGTCCGATCAAGAGCTGGCGCAGCTCGGGTTCATCGTCATCCAGATCGGCAATCGAGGCGGCACGCCGCGCAGATCGAACGCGTACCACAGCTACGGCTACTACAACTTGCGCGACTACGGCCTGGCCGACAAGAAGACCGGCGTCGAGCAGCTCGCTGGCCGGTATGACTGGATCGACATTGATCGTGTTGGGATATTCGGCCACTCCGGCGGCGGGTTCATGACTGCGGCCGCAATGCTCTTGCCGCCGTTCAATGAGTTCTTCAAGGTCGGTGTTTCGTCGTCGGGCAACCACGACAACAACATCTACAACGCGAACTGGTCGGAGCGGAACCACGGCCTTAAAGTCGTTGTAAAGAAGGAAGAAGAGGAAGAGGAGGAGGAAGGCGGCGGGCGCAGGCGCGGCGGTCGTGGTCGGCGCGGCGGTGGCCAGCAGCAACAGCAGCAACAGGAAGAGGAGGAAGAACAAGAGCAGGATGAGGATGAGGACGAAGGCGACAAGTTCGAGATTCGCGTACCAACGACCGTCGAGCTGGCGGAGAACCTCGAGGGCAAGCTGTTGCTCGTCACGGGCGAAATCGACAACAACGTGCATCCCGGCGGCACGATCCGGCTGGTCGACGCGCTGATCAAGGCGAACAAGCGGTTCGACTTCATGATCATGCCGGGCAAGCGGCACGGCTACGGCTCGATGAGCGGCTACTTCCGGCAGATGCTGTACGAGTACTTCTCGCGGCACCTGATGGGCGACACCTACGACGCCTCGGCGGAGATGGACGACAAGAAGAACGACTGATCGACGGGCGGGGAGAGGGCTCCGGCTCTCTCCCCGAATCTAGCGCTGTTCAAAACACTCGCTGACCAGACGCTTGCTTGCTTGTGCCTGTTCCACTCTGTCAGTATGTGAAATCTGTACAGGTAAAATCCGATCACGATGCCTGCGAACGCGAGCACGGGTGAACAAAACGACAGCAAGGGTGATCGGCACGACGAGAAACGCTGGTCGTTTGTTGCGCTGCTATTTGCGTTCGTCGCCCTTCTTCTTTCAACGCAGGCGATGAATTGGACTCACCCGGCCCGTGTACGGGCAGAATGGGTCCTTGCAGGCGGCGCCGCCCTTTTCGCAGTGGCGTTTGCGCTTTGGAGTTCCTCGCGCACGTCGTCGCGGAAGTTTCGCCTGTTGCTTGCGGCGGCCTTGGCAATTGCACTCCTCGCCTTGAGCGTCCCCGTCTATTCCTACTACAGAGCATTTGCCGACTTTCCGTGGACCCTGCTCGTGCCGTTGTTTGTTGTCCTTCTAATCAGCGGATGGGTCGTCCGTCAACGGTGGCTCCCTGTTGGCTGTATTTTGATCGTGGCGCTCTTCATCATCACAGCAAACGAATCTGCGCAAGCTAAAGTGCCGAGTTCGATAACGAAGGACCAGGTAACCGTATCGATACAAGAACTTTCTCGATCCGGTCACGTGTTATTCACCGTCAAGAGCGCACCGGGGACGCGCATCGAAGAGGAACTTGATCTGGAAAACATAGAGATCGAAGGGAGGGTCTGCCGCGTCTTGCCCGTGACGAGTTGGCATCCCAGACCCTATCATCAGGACGAGGATCAGCTATTACCGTACGAGGCCCGACTGATCTCCGTGTATTTCCCGCCTGGATGGAGCAAGACAATCGACTTCGGAATTCGCGTTCCGAAGTGGCCGTCCGAGCCAGCCGCGTCCGTGACCGTTCCCGTTCCACAACCGGACGACAAACCATCGAAACGGGAGTACGAGTCAGAAGGTGGCGGCCTAAGGCTAAACGTCAAACACGTGCTGTGGTCAATATCGCGGCACACGTGGCCTGCAGAGCAGGTCTTGGCGCTGACAATAACGTATGACGGGTACAGGTACTCGGGCTGGAAGGGTGAAGAGTTGCGAGTTCGTGATCAGAACGGTCGCACTCTGGACCTGAGACTAACCGGCGGTGGGGGCACCGGAAACTACTGCGAGCTGCCTGATCTGCCACCAGACGCCACGGAACTGACCATTGACATTTTCTCCGAACAGCAGCGCGATGAGGCGTCTGTTTCCATCCGGTTCGGACGTCTGCCGATTGACTAGCGTGCCAATCTCTGTGGCAGCGATCAAAGCCATAGAAAAGGACGGGCACCACGACAGCAAGAGAGAGTAAGGTCTGTTGCAGCTACAAACAAGTCAGCTTATGATTCTTCGCGATTTCCCTCCGATGGGCGTCTATGAGACGCTGTTCAAGTTTACCGACGCGACCGGCAAGTACATGGGCGATCCGGGGACGCACCCCTGGGCGCAGGGTTTCCCGCTCACGACGCAGATCCCTGGCGGGCCGCCGCTGCCGGAATCGATAGAGTTCGACTCCCGAGACCTGAAGTACCCGAAGGCAACAGGCGAACCGCCGCTGCTCGCTGCGATCGCCGATTATTACAATCATTTTTACAACGCGGGCATCA
The DNA window shown above is from Armatimonadota bacterium and carries:
- a CDS encoding DPP IV N-terminal domain-containing protein; the protein is MSKSRSLTCIILLALVAAAAAQGSSNGANWTLQEKYSGSALRKFVYSTSVRPSWINESDKFWYVWNESTGRRFMFVDPSKKSKRPAFDHDKLAGALSELGKKPVVGNQLPFSSIKYDEDETAITFTVDDQKYEWNLKDETLKKVEKDEDEDETPPRGPGQGFRGQRGQGGNRNRPTFSVAPDKLTFVYMQGYNLYFGKKEDEEDKEDDVEATQLTEDGEQFYEFRSVNYRTYTLGDKQERKTRVGANWSEDSEAFSIVRSDAREVKDLFVINSLSTPRPTLEVYKYQMPGEENVQLSTLYVYIDGSLSEVDVHKWTDQTISNIHWTGEGHEKLRFVRRDRLQRNLELCEYDMETAEIKVLITESVEDAALERGSARYVGENNTGDILWWSERNGWGHFYLYSHDGEFKNVITSGTWRAETMMGVDEEAERMWFSAVGKESGENIYNTHQYSIGLDGSGLRMLTHGDANHSLSLSESRKYGVDSFSRVDMAPTSVVRDDRGRTVLELETMDLSKLEEMGWHMPERFVVKAQDGVTDIYGNLWKPFDFDPNMKYPVILHIYPGPQTESVSNSFSATASDQELAQLGFIVIQIGNRGGTPRRSNAYHSYGYYNLRDYGLADKKTGVEQLAGRYDWIDIDRVGIFGHSGGGFMTAAAMLLPPFNEFFKVGVSSSGNHDNNIYNANWSERNHGLKVVVKKEEEEEEEEGGGRRRGGRGRRGGGQQQQQQQEEEEEQEQDEDEDEGDKFEIRVPTTVELAENLEGKLLLVTGEIDNNVHPGGTIRLVDALIKANKRFDFMIMPGKRHGYGSMSGYFRQMLYEYFSRHLMGDTYDASAEMDDKKND